In the genome of Spirochaetia bacterium, one region contains:
- the larA gene encoding nickel-dependent lactate racemase, giving the protein MHSFSLPYDRQVMPMQIENDRFEGVLTVPDKNKKQQESPEEIVRRALDNPIGTKTLPELAKGKQKIVVVTSDHTRAVPSSTTMPIILEQLRKGNPDADITILIATGLHRGMSKEEQVERFGKQIAEHEKIINHQAFEKDSCVYLGTLPSGSKCEINKLAVEADLLIAEGFIEPHFFAGFSGGRKSILPGIASAACVNINHSARQIADPKSTTGILAGNPIHEDMACAARMAHLAFILNVLLDTHKQIETAYAGDVEAAHAQGCRKLLEDNGVAALKADIVVTTNGGFPLDQNLYQCPKGLASALECVKEKWYRHSRCGLQGRSWRKTFRTNDAGRHSARKTGPHHEDST; this is encoded by the coding sequence ATGCATTCATTTTCACTCCCCTATGACAGGCAGGTCATGCCAATGCAAATTGAAAATGATCGGTTTGAGGGAGTACTTACCGTCCCTGACAAAAACAAGAAACAGCAGGAAAGCCCTGAAGAGATTGTCAGACGAGCTCTGGATAACCCCATCGGAACAAAAACCTTACCGGAACTTGCAAAGGGAAAACAGAAAATAGTCGTGGTTACCAGTGATCACACAAGGGCTGTTCCAAGCAGCACAACAATGCCGATAATTCTTGAACAACTCAGGAAAGGCAACCCAGACGCCGATATTACCATCCTCATTGCAACAGGTCTGCATCGGGGTATGTCAAAGGAAGAACAGGTCGAACGATTTGGGAAGCAAATTGCCGAACACGAAAAAATCATCAACCATCAGGCCTTTGAAAAAGATAGCTGTGTATACTTGGGCACATTGCCTTCAGGCTCAAAATGTGAGATCAACAAGCTGGCAGTTGAAGCCGACTTGCTTATTGCCGAGGGCTTCATTGAACCTCATTTCTTTGCCGGATTCTCCGGTGGAAGAAAAAGTATCCTGCCCGGTATTGCCTCTGCCGCCTGTGTAAACATCAACCACAGTGCCAGACAGATAGCCGATCCGAAATCAACGACAGGTATTCTTGCAGGGAATCCTATACACGAGGATATGGCCTGTGCAGCAAGGATGGCCCATCTGGCCTTCATCCTCAATGTATTGCTGGACACACACAAGCAAATTGAAACTGCATATGCAGGAGATGTGGAAGCAGCACATGCACAGGGATGCCGAAAGCTCTTGGAAGACAACGGCGTAGCTGCACTGAAAGCTGATATCGTCGTGACTACCAACGGAGGATTTCCTCTTGACCAGAACCTGTACCAGTGTCCTAAAGGTCTTGCAAGTGCACTGGAATGCGTAAAGGAAAAATGGTATCGTCATTCTCGTTGCGGCCTGCAAGGAAGGTCTTGGCGGAAAACATTTCGAACAAATGATGCAGGAAGACACTCCGCAAGAAAGACTGGACCGCATCATGAAGACAGCACCTGA
- a CDS encoding UxaA family hydrolase: MVKAIKINEKDNVATVFSDVHAPEDVEVFDKKGDSSIVHVLDDIPYGHKIALVDITVGQQITKYGEEIGIASKPIAKGRHVHIQNIESIRGRGDWNKDKQAQIIKEMNKH, from the coding sequence ATGGTCAAAGCAATCAAGATCAATGAGAAAGACAATGTCGCAACAGTGTTCAGCGATGTACACGCACCGGAAGATGTCGAAGTCTTTGACAAGAAAGGTGACTCAAGCATCGTACATGTCCTGGATGATATACCATATGGACACAAAATAGCATTGGTAGATATCACCGTAGGACAACAAATTACCAAATATGGTGAAGAAATCGGTATTGCCAGCAAACCGATTGCGAAAGGCCGTCATGTGCATATACAGAACATAGAAAGTATCCGTGGCCGTGGCGACTGGAACAAAGACAAACAGGCACAGATCATCAAAGAAATGAATAAGCACTGA